The stretch of DNA TTCAATTAAATAATTTATACTATTTAATTTATTATACAAAACAGCATAAATAATTGGTGTAGAGTTTATATCATCTATTTCATTTATATTCACTCCACAATTTCTAAGACATTTTATAACTTTTACATTGTCTTTATAAACAGCATAATTAATAGCAGATAAATTAGGTGAAACCTCTGTACTTATATTAAATTGCATCAATTTTTCTATTGCAACAATATTTCCTTTATTAATTGCCCAAAATAAAGCATTTCTTCCTCTAAAATCTTTTGTGTTTATGTCAATAACTTTAAGTGATAATATTTCAAATAAAGTATTCCACTTATCTTCATTTATTAAAGTAAAAAAGATTTTGTTTAAGAGTTGTTCATCTAGATTGTTATTTAAAAAGATATTATTAGACATCTTAATTCCTTTATATTGATAATCATTATCATAATATAAAGAATCTTAAGTGAAGTTTAAAATTAGTCTATTTGAGATTTTATTTCTTTAATTTTTTTAGATTTTTTTGGTTGATATAACATGTGATGCCAAAGTGCAAAACCACAAAATGCAACACCTGCAAGAACGTGAACTTTTTTAGCAACACCATTTTTCATAAACATAGAAGTTACAACAGTGGCACCAAGTGTTGCTGTCATTCCAATTTTTGCAGCTTCTTTTTGAAGTTCTAAATCAATTTTCATCTCTTTCTTTCCTTTTTTTTCTTCGTTCCATTGTTTTCATAGTTTTATTTACAGTTTTCATAGTTAAAATTGCTGTTAATGCAGTTGCAAGTG from Arcobacter suis CECT 7833 encodes:
- a CDS encoding ankyrin repeat domain-containing protein, whose translation is MSNNIFLNNNLDEQLLNKIFFTLINEDKWNTLFEILSLKVIDINTKDFRGRNALFWAINKGNIVAIEKLMQFNISTEVSPNLSAINYAVYKDNVKVIKCLRNCGVNINEIDDINSTPIIYAVLYNKLNSINYLIENGANFLHEDFLGNSALNLAHNLKIEYLIQKFKILQSK